One Armatimonadia bacterium DNA window includes the following coding sequences:
- a CDS encoding MFS transporter codes for MTSIEPQKPSAQPQATTTPRPGLPDREREAGMRWIVWDGVLSSTMGALTSGVFLTGFALLLGATDTIIGLLSGLPRLSALMQPLGSYFVERHQVRKRISVWVFGPARMLWLFVLALPLIGYQRGVSPKALIVLSLVSVLSALMAGFASVSWFAWMADLVPARIRGRYFARRTLWAGTVSAIVAFVAGKFVDIWKVQHGKDSPGSFLIVFAIALACGLVSWYTLIRCPEPPIRGGEEEGDRLHFLSAVREAWSDANFRNFVTFSALVTSGVWIASPFVSVYMIKVMDLPYWLMGLFGAVSSAGSLFMVRLWGRLNDHFGSRPVMSACLTGVSLMPVFWALTANGAWWPFLLANAIGGASWSGYSLAEMNMVFKITPQKRKSVYIAIYYALGGLPSLIMPVIAGYILQHTEHLALHVGDFTFLNYHFIFLASSTTRWLGSRRFQKVEEPKAKSVRHMIRVLSHVRSVNPFLGLEYSFRVVSVAAGRTTTRTARRAARALRRTAARLRGQKLPLEPPSEPGPPA; via the coding sequence GTGACCAGCATCGAGCCCCAGAAGCCATCAGCTCAGCCACAGGCTACGACCACTCCTCGGCCCGGCCTTCCCGACCGTGAGCGCGAAGCGGGGATGCGTTGGATCGTGTGGGATGGCGTCCTCTCGTCGACCATGGGCGCTCTCACGAGCGGCGTCTTCCTGACGGGTTTCGCTCTCCTCCTCGGTGCGACCGATACCATCATCGGTCTCCTGTCCGGCCTCCCTCGGCTATCGGCGCTGATGCAGCCGCTTGGGTCCTACTTCGTTGAGCGCCACCAGGTTCGCAAGAGGATCAGCGTCTGGGTCTTTGGACCGGCGCGCATGCTGTGGCTCTTCGTGCTTGCGCTCCCACTGATTGGCTACCAGCGCGGCGTCTCCCCGAAGGCGCTGATTGTTCTCTCCCTCGTCTCAGTTCTGTCGGCGCTCATGGCAGGCTTTGCCTCGGTGAGCTGGTTCGCCTGGATGGCCGACCTTGTCCCGGCACGGATCCGCGGCCGTTACTTCGCCCGACGGACCCTCTGGGCCGGCACGGTCTCGGCCATCGTGGCCTTCGTTGCGGGCAAGTTCGTCGACATATGGAAGGTCCAGCACGGCAAGGACAGCCCCGGCAGCTTCCTGATCGTTTTCGCCATCGCTCTCGCCTGTGGATTGGTGAGCTGGTACACGCTCATCCGCTGTCCGGAGCCGCCCATCCGGGGTGGCGAGGAGGAGGGTGATCGCCTCCATTTCCTCTCCGCTGTGCGCGAGGCCTGGAGCGACGCCAACTTCCGCAACTTCGTCACCTTCTCGGCTCTGGTCACCAGCGGGGTCTGGATCGCCAGCCCCTTTGTGTCGGTGTACATGATCAAGGTCATGGACTTGCCCTACTGGCTGATGGGGCTGTTCGGTGCAGTCAGCTCGGCGGGAAGTCTCTTCATGGTCCGGCTGTGGGGAAGGCTGAACGACCACTTCGGCAGTCGCCCCGTCATGTCCGCCTGCCTGACCGGAGTGAGCCTCATGCCGGTCTTCTGGGCGCTGACTGCGAACGGTGCCTGGTGGCCCTTCCTACTGGCCAATGCCATCGGCGGCGCCTCCTGGTCCGGGTATTCCCTCGCCGAGATGAACATGGTCTTCAAGATCACGCCGCAGAAGCGCAAGTCCGTGTACATCGCCATCTACTATGCGCTCGGCGGACTTCCCAGCCTGATCATGCCGGTTATCGCGGGGTATATCCTGCAGCATACCGAACACCTGGCACTGCACGTGGGGGACTTTACCTTCCTCAACTACCACTTCATCTTCCTGGCCTCCAGCACCACTCGCTGGCTGGGTTCGCGGAGGTTCCAGAAGGTTGAGGAACCCAAGGCCAAATCCGTCCGCCACATGATCCGCGTGCTCAGTCACGTGCGATCAGTGAACCCCTTCCTGGGGCTCGAGTACTCCTTCCGCGTCGTCTCGGTCGCGGCAGGACGAACGACAACTCGCACTGCCCGACGCGCGGCTCGGGCTCTGCGACGCACGGCGGCAAGGCTGCGTGGGCAGAAGCTGCCCCTTGAACCGCCATCAGAACCAGGCCCTCCGGCCTAG
- a CDS encoding S4 domain-containing protein: MRLDQFLRNTGLIVRRTVAKTACDESLVELNGKPAKPAAEVRVGDRLTLKLGLRISEYEVLQVPLRPVPKATREDYAKLLRTEKLEVEL, translated from the coding sequence TTGCGTCTGGACCAGTTCCTGCGAAACACGGGCCTCATCGTCCGCCGCACCGTCGCCAAGACGGCGTGCGATGAGTCGCTGGTCGAGCTCAATGGCAAACCGGCGAAGCCCGCAGCCGAAGTCCGGGTCGGCGACCGGCTAACACTGAAGCTCGGGCTGCGCATCAGCGAGTACGAGGTGCTGCAAGTACCCCTGCGGCCTGTGCCCAAAGCAACGCGAGAAGACTACGCAAAGCTCTTGCGAACAGAAAAGCTGGAAGTCGAACTCTGA
- the eno gene encoding phosphopyruvate hydratase yields the protein MTYIESIFAREILDSRGNPTVEVDVELIGGATGRAAVPSGASTGEREALELVDGDKERFGGKGRLKAVDNVNEKIAPELVGWDAIDQTAIDAAMIELDGTENKSDLGANAILGVSLAVAKAAANAVGLPPYQYIGGVHAHTLPVPMMNILNGGSHADNNVDLQEFMIMPVGACCFSECLRCGAEVFHALNKVLKDRGLACGVGDEGGYAPNLQSNEDALKVILEAIEKAGYTPGEQVRIALDPAASSFFDSDKGKYVLAGEGKELTSAEMIDFYADLVERYPIISIEDGLDENDWENWPKLRDKIGHKVQIVGDDLTVTNTKYLKQAIDCGAINAILIKVNQIGSLSETLAAIEMAKRAKMTAVVSHRSGETDDATIAHIVVGTNAGQIKTGAPSRMDRVAKYNELLRIEEQLGEIGVYPGIEAFYNLG from the coding sequence ATGACCTATATTGAGAGCATTTTCGCACGCGAGATCCTGGATTCGCGCGGCAACCCGACCGTGGAAGTCGACGTTGAACTGATCGGCGGCGCTACCGGCCGCGCAGCAGTGCCCTCCGGTGCCTCGACCGGAGAGAGGGAGGCCCTGGAGCTCGTCGACGGCGATAAGGAACGCTTCGGTGGCAAGGGTCGCCTCAAAGCCGTAGACAACGTTAACGAGAAGATCGCCCCCGAGCTCGTCGGCTGGGACGCAATCGACCAGACCGCCATCGATGCTGCTATGATCGAGCTCGACGGCACCGAGAACAAGTCCGACCTCGGCGCCAATGCCATCCTCGGCGTCTCCCTCGCTGTCGCCAAGGCCGCAGCGAACGCCGTGGGCCTGCCGCCCTACCAGTACATCGGCGGCGTACACGCCCATACCCTTCCGGTCCCGATGATGAACATCCTCAACGGCGGGTCCCACGCGGACAACAACGTCGACCTGCAGGAGTTCATGATCATGCCGGTCGGCGCTTGCTGCTTCTCCGAGTGCCTGCGCTGCGGTGCCGAGGTCTTCCACGCGCTGAACAAGGTCCTCAAGGACCGCGGTCTCGCCTGCGGCGTCGGCGACGAGGGCGGCTACGCCCCGAACCTGCAGTCGAACGAGGACGCCCTCAAGGTTATCCTCGAGGCCATCGAGAAGGCCGGCTACACCCCTGGCGAGCAGGTCCGGATCGCTCTCGACCCGGCGGCCAGCTCCTTCTTCGACTCCGACAAGGGCAAGTACGTCCTCGCTGGCGAGGGCAAAGAGCTGACCTCCGCCGAAATGATCGACTTCTACGCCGACCTCGTCGAGCGCTACCCGATCATCTCCATCGAAGACGGTCTTGACGAGAACGACTGGGAGAACTGGCCCAAGCTCCGCGACAAGATCGGGCACAAGGTCCAGATCGTTGGCGACGACCTGACCGTCACCAACACCAAGTATCTCAAGCAGGCCATCGACTGCGGCGCCATCAACGCGATCCTGATCAAGGTCAACCAGATCGGCTCGCTGTCCGAGACCCTCGCAGCCATCGAGATGGCCAAGCGCGCGAAGATGACCGCCGTGGTCTCGCACCGCAGTGGCGAGACCGACGATGCGACCATCGCCCACATCGTGGTCGGCACCAACGCCGGGCAGATCAAGACCGGCGCGCCCTCCCGCATGGACCGCGTCGCCAAGTACAACGAGCTGCTGCGCATCGAGGAGCAGCTTGGTGAGATCGGCGTCTACCCCGGGATCGAGGCCTTCTACAATCTGGGCTAG
- a CDS encoding FliA/WhiG family RNA polymerase sigma factor, with amino-acid sequence MTRAERERLIADHIRLVHQIVGRIGAHLPETVEREDLVSAGILGLIKAVDRYDPGRGAKLATYASSVIKGEIMEWLRSKDWAPRSVRRRARELATLSAGLEYELGRAPTEAEIAEAMGVDIDQYRKLLDETSAAAVLSLEETLAGVDDEREPPSTRQDGCGEFADPALQVENEDVRRVLVGAVERLPERERQVVGMYYQEGLTLKEIGAVLGVTESRVCQIHSQAIARLRGVAARELLVAVPH; translated from the coding sequence GTGACTCGCGCCGAACGTGAGCGTCTCATCGCCGATCATATTCGTCTTGTGCACCAGATTGTCGGGCGCATTGGTGCACACCTGCCGGAGACTGTCGAAAGGGAAGACTTGGTGAGTGCGGGTATCCTGGGGCTGATCAAGGCAGTCGACCGCTATGACCCAGGACGCGGAGCGAAGCTCGCAACCTATGCCAGTTCGGTGATCAAGGGCGAGATCATGGAGTGGCTTCGCTCCAAGGACTGGGCACCACGAAGTGTACGGAGAAGGGCCAGGGAGTTGGCGACCCTGTCGGCCGGCCTTGAGTACGAGCTGGGCCGGGCGCCGACCGAGGCCGAGATCGCCGAGGCGATGGGCGTCGACATCGACCAGTACCGCAAGCTTCTCGACGAAACAAGCGCAGCAGCCGTGCTATCCCTCGAGGAGACCCTCGCGGGAGTCGACGACGAGCGCGAGCCGCCCAGCACGCGTCAGGACGGTTGCGGCGAGTTTGCGGATCCGGCCCTGCAGGTCGAGAACGAGGACGTGCGGAGGGTGCTGGTCGGAGCCGTCGAGCGTCTGCCCGAGCGCGAGCGACAGGTCGTCGGCATGTACTACCAGGAGGGGCTGACCCTCAAGGAGATCGGTGCTGTACTCGGAGTCACCGAATCACGGGTCTGCCAGATCCACAGTCAGGCAATCGCCAGGCTACGAGGCGTCGCGGCCCGCGAGCTGCTTGTGGCCGTTCCTCACTAG
- a CDS encoding histidine kinase dimerization/phospho-acceptor domain-containing protein, whose amino-acid sequence MPRPTAALLKHDADDPLAGDQATGRHAFPGLQCPQFIDRDFAHMLAHDLRSPLTAIQMAAEILAERDDPRMRARLAGVVSDQARTIAWGLESLVMLADEEQLQDAPMEPVDLARVLRGAAADLSPLSGSRQVTTTLLTASEPVMVAGVPQALHHAVRCVLHVLVSITPPGGQVTARLMEASPVSPSDDTTLTMLAEAPEAGPGLPVDSSGLPWHRLPLLSVCSLIAQHGGAVEPLGEWVGITLRLAPLHSNCSRIGAAA is encoded by the coding sequence ATGCCTCGCCCGACTGCTGCCCTGCTGAAGCATGACGCGGACGACCCACTGGCAGGCGACCAGGCCACAGGGCGCCATGCCTTTCCTGGCCTGCAATGCCCGCAGTTCATTGATCGTGACTTCGCCCACATGCTCGCCCACGATCTGCGGTCGCCGCTGACGGCAATCCAGATGGCCGCCGAGATCCTTGCCGAGCGGGACGACCCCAGGATGCGCGCCAGGCTGGCAGGCGTCGTGTCTGATCAGGCACGGACCATCGCCTGGGGTCTGGAGAGCCTGGTCATGCTGGCGGACGAGGAGCAGCTCCAGGACGCGCCCATGGAGCCCGTCGACCTCGCGCGGGTTCTGCGCGGGGCCGCTGCCGACTTGTCCCCGCTGAGCGGTTCGCGCCAGGTAACGACCACGCTGCTCACTGCCTCGGAGCCGGTGATGGTGGCAGGCGTTCCGCAGGCCCTGCACCATGCTGTTCGATGTGTGCTGCACGTCCTCGTAAGCATCACGCCCCCGGGAGGGCAGGTCACTGCCAGACTCATGGAGGCATCGCCGGTTAGCCCCTCCGATGACACCACGCTGACCATGCTGGCCGAAGCCCCAGAAGCAGGCCCCGGGCTCCCCGTTGACAGCTCCGGTCTGCCCTGGCACCGACTGCCGCTACTCTCCGTCTGCAGCCTCATCGCTCAGCATGGTGGGGCTGTCGAACCCCTTGGCGAGTGGGTGGGCATCACGCTCCGGTTAGCGCCCCTGCACAGCAACTGCAGCAGGATTGGCGCTGCGGCCTAA
- a CDS encoding peptidyl-prolyl cis-trans isomerase yields MSRYMRLIGAGLLVACSLLVLAGCGNQPIAVVNGKKITRKEFLDRLEKESGRDALVAMVQRQLLDDAFTAAKLTIPEAKITEQINTLKERLGGAEGLNKALTAQGMTEQDLRDQIASNLKLEMLATKDVKVDDKALRAFFEQYKMQLDRPEMVNYSEIVVASEDVAKRVAASVAKPNANFADLAKQDSVSDTRDRGGKVSPLPWQAISPAEVAEALRTLKPGSVSAPITSQGRWYIVKLESITPAQKADFDRDRQKIEEMYKASQAKAGPELLQELLSKANVNIVDPKYADLNEKFKPKSALPQFGTGGAGAPAAGSNEAQPQGQQPAPQGR; encoded by the coding sequence TTGTCAAGGTACATGAGGCTGATCGGAGCGGGGCTGCTCGTAGCATGCTCCCTCCTCGTCCTGGCAGGCTGCGGGAACCAACCGATTGCCGTGGTCAACGGGAAGAAGATCACCCGTAAGGAATTCCTCGACCGACTCGAGAAGGAATCCGGACGTGACGCCTTGGTAGCGATGGTGCAGCGTCAGTTGCTGGACGATGCCTTCACCGCCGCCAAACTCACCATTCCGGAAGCAAAGATCACCGAGCAGATCAACACGCTCAAAGAGCGGCTTGGCGGGGCAGAGGGTCTCAACAAGGCTCTGACCGCTCAGGGCATGACCGAGCAGGACCTCCGTGACCAGATTGCTTCGAACCTCAAGCTTGAGATGCTGGCCACGAAGGACGTCAAAGTCGACGACAAGGCGCTGCGCGCCTTTTTCGAGCAGTACAAGATGCAGCTCGATCGGCCAGAGATGGTCAACTACAGTGAGATCGTCGTCGCTTCGGAAGACGTCGCGAAGCGCGTCGCCGCGTCGGTGGCCAAGCCTAACGCCAACTTCGCCGATCTTGCCAAGCAGGACAGCGTCTCCGATACCCGCGATCGTGGCGGTAAGGTCTCTCCGCTTCCCTGGCAGGCCATTTCCCCGGCAGAGGTTGCTGAGGCACTGCGCACTCTCAAGCCGGGCAGCGTGAGCGCGCCGATCACCTCTCAGGGCCGATGGTACATCGTCAAGCTCGAGAGCATCACGCCTGCGCAGAAGGCTGACTTCGACCGCGACCGCCAGAAGATCGAGGAGATGTACAAGGCCAGTCAGGCGAAGGCCGGCCCCGAGCTGCTTCAGGAACTTCTCTCGAAGGCGAACGTTAACATCGTTGACCCCAAGTACGCGGACCTCAACGAGAAGTTCAAGCCCAAGAGTGCCCTCCCGCAGTTCGGCACCGGTGGAGCCGGGGCGCCCGCCGCGGGGTCAAACGAAGCTCAGCCGCAGGGGCAGCAGCCGGCGCCGCAGGGCCGCTAG
- the ppdK gene encoding pyruvate, phosphate dikinase codes for MAKYKPVYMFSDDTTELEKELKHEGEALKNLLGGKGANLNIMTRAKLPVPQGFTVTTEMCNEFTRLGGKYPAGLKDAILACMRKLEAETGKEFGNPQNPLLVSVRSGARSSMPGMMDTVLNLGMNDEVADGMIAITGNERFVWDAYRRLIMMFGNVVMGVKRELFEGCFTEVKKEEGVTEDTEVSVEGLKKVVAMEKKVYSKEVGKPFPHKSEEQLMEGVRAVFESWENDRAIAYRNMNKIPHDWGTAVNVQTMVFGNMGEDSGTGVAFTRDPATGEKVLYGEYLQNAQGEDVVAGIRTPVPIAELEKIDKKCYDQFVDICARLEAFYKDVQDMEFTIEKGKLFMLQTRNGKRTAQAALKIAVDLHDEERITEDEAVMLVPPDQLDQVLHPQFDPASRKKHPVIAEGVDASPGAAAGKVVFHASDAEKWAEQGERVILVRTETSPEDIRGMKAARGILTSFGGKTSHAAVVGRQMGTPCVVGCGEIEIDEKKKQFVARGTTVVKEGDWISIDGGDGEVMSGEVRLGESVIIRGLRGDKKSQKDPMYVYFTRLMSWADNARTMGVRANADTPEDSTLAIALGAEGIGLTRTEHMFFNEERILSFRKMILGETAEQRETVALKELLPHQRKDFTGILKAMDGMPVIIRLLDPPLHEFLPREKEAVAEVAAAIGKTPKQVVEMTEALHESNPMLGHRGCRLGVTFPEIYEMQVRAIFEAACDLKKKGLNPKPEVMIPLVSLQGELEICFEYTERIAKEVMAKKGVEVEYMIGTMIELPRAALIADEIAQKAKFFSFGTNDLTQTTFGFSRDDVEGKFFGDYIEKRIFQVSPFETLDQQGVGKLVKMAVELGRGTNPKLELGICGEHGGDPASVEFCHRVGLNYVSCSPLRVPIARLASAQAAIKDKDDKNTVGE; via the coding sequence ATGGCGAAGTACAAGCCCGTCTACATGTTCAGCGACGACACCACGGAGCTGGAGAAGGAACTGAAGCACGAGGGCGAGGCCCTCAAGAACCTGCTGGGTGGCAAGGGCGCCAACCTCAACATCATGACCCGCGCCAAGCTGCCGGTTCCGCAGGGCTTCACCGTTACCACTGAGATGTGCAACGAGTTCACCAGGCTCGGTGGTAAGTACCCCGCCGGCCTCAAGGACGCCATCCTTGCCTGCATGCGCAAGCTCGAGGCCGAGACCGGCAAGGAGTTCGGCAACCCCCAGAACCCGTTGCTCGTCTCCGTGCGCTCCGGCGCTCGTTCCTCGATGCCCGGCATGATGGACACCGTACTGAACCTTGGCATGAACGACGAAGTTGCCGACGGCATGATCGCCATCACCGGCAACGAGCGCTTCGTCTGGGACGCCTATCGGCGCCTCATCATGATGTTCGGTAACGTCGTCATGGGCGTCAAGCGCGAGCTCTTCGAGGGGTGTTTCACCGAGGTCAAGAAGGAAGAGGGCGTCACCGAGGACACCGAAGTCTCCGTCGAGGGCCTGAAGAAGGTCGTCGCGATGGAGAAGAAGGTCTACAGCAAGGAAGTCGGCAAGCCCTTCCCGCACAAGTCCGAAGAGCAGCTCATGGAGGGTGTCCGCGCCGTCTTCGAGTCCTGGGAGAATGACCGCGCAATCGCCTACCGCAACATGAACAAGATCCCCCACGACTGGGGCACTGCTGTCAACGTGCAGACCATGGTCTTCGGCAACATGGGCGAAGACTCCGGTACGGGCGTCGCCTTCACCCGCGACCCCGCAACCGGTGAGAAGGTCCTCTACGGCGAGTACCTACAGAACGCCCAGGGCGAGGACGTTGTGGCCGGCATCCGCACCCCCGTGCCGATCGCCGAACTCGAGAAGATCGACAAGAAGTGCTACGACCAGTTCGTCGACATCTGCGCGCGCCTGGAAGCCTTCTACAAGGACGTCCAGGACATGGAGTTCACGATCGAAAAGGGCAAGCTCTTCATGCTGCAGACCCGCAATGGCAAGCGGACCGCGCAGGCCGCCCTCAAGATCGCTGTAGACCTCCACGATGAGGAGCGCATCACCGAGGACGAGGCCGTCATGCTCGTCCCGCCGGATCAGCTCGACCAGGTCCTGCATCCCCAGTTCGACCCGGCGTCCCGCAAGAAGCACCCTGTCATCGCCGAGGGCGTCGACGCTTCGCCAGGCGCGGCAGCCGGTAAGGTCGTCTTCCACGCCAGCGACGCCGAGAAGTGGGCCGAGCAGGGCGAGCGCGTCATTCTCGTCCGCACCGAGACCTCGCCGGAAGACATCCGCGGCATGAAGGCAGCCAGGGGTATTCTCACCTCCTTCGGCGGCAAGACCTCCCACGCTGCTGTTGTTGGTCGCCAGATGGGCACCCCGTGTGTCGTCGGCTGCGGCGAGATCGAGATCGACGAGAAGAAGAAGCAGTTCGTCGCCCGCGGCACGACCGTCGTCAAGGAAGGCGACTGGATCTCCATCGACGGCGGCGACGGCGAGGTCATGAGTGGCGAAGTCCGCCTCGGCGAGTCCGTCATCATCCGTGGCCTCCGTGGCGACAAGAAGTCCCAGAAGGACCCGATGTATGTCTACTTCACCCGGCTGATGAGCTGGGCGGACAATGCGCGGACCATGGGTGTGCGCGCCAACGCCGATACGCCCGAAGACAGCACTCTGGCCATCGCTCTTGGCGCCGAGGGTATCGGCCTCACCCGCACCGAGCACATGTTCTTCAATGAGGAGCGCATCCTGAGCTTCCGCAAGATGATCCTCGGCGAGACCGCTGAGCAGCGCGAGACCGTCGCCCTCAAGGAGCTCCTCCCGCATCAGCGCAAGGACTTCACCGGCATCCTCAAGGCCATGGACGGCATGCCCGTCATCATCCGCCTGCTCGACCCGCCGCTGCACGAGTTCCTGCCGCGCGAGAAGGAAGCGGTGGCCGAAGTCGCCGCAGCCATCGGCAAGACGCCCAAGCAGGTCGTCGAGATGACCGAGGCCCTGCACGAGTCCAACCCGATGCTCGGTCACCGTGGCTGCCGCCTCGGCGTCACCTTCCCCGAGATCTACGAGATGCAGGTGCGCGCCATCTTCGAGGCCGCTTGCGACCTTAAGAAGAAGGGCCTCAACCCGAAGCCTGAGGTCATGATCCCGCTGGTCAGCCTCCAGGGCGAGCTCGAGATCTGCTTCGAGTACACCGAGCGGATCGCCAAGGAAGTCATGGCCAAGAAGGGCGTCGAAGTCGAGTACATGATCGGTACGATGATCGAGCTGCCGCGTGCTGCCCTGATCGCCGATGAGATTGCGCAGAAGGCCAAGTTCTTCAGCTTCGGTACGAACGACCTGACCCAGACCACCTTCGGCTTCTCCCGCGACGACGTCGAGGGCAAGTTCTTCGGCGACTACATCGAGAAGCGCATCTTCCAGGTCAGCCCCTTCGAGACGCTGGACCAGCAGGGCGTTGGCAAGCTCGTGAAGATGGCTGTTGAGCTCGGTCGCGGCACCAACCCGAAGCTCGAGCTCGGTATCTGCGGAGAGCACGGCGGAGATCCCGCGTCCGTCGAGTTCTGCCACAGGGTCGGCCTGAACTACGTGTCGTGCTCGCCGCTGCGCGTCCCGATCGCCCGCCTCGCCTCTGCCCAGGCAGCGATCAAGGACAAGGACGACAAGAACACCGTCGGCGAATAA
- the mazG gene encoding nucleoside triphosphate pyrophosphohydrolase translates to MKQFDELVRIMARLRAEEGCPWDREQTHQTLKPYLLEEAYETLEAVDSGDPQKLCAELGDVLLQVVFHAQVADEEHNFSIEDVCRRISEKLTFRHPHVFGDVEVRDSDEVVTNWEQLKRMEAENGERESALDGVPPALPALMRATSLQKKASKVGFDWEDISGPLAKVREELAELEQAQKTGDSQALAHELGDLLFAVVNVARFLKVDSEQALRMACERFYGRFRYVEDAAQAAGKDLHGMDLAEMDALWDAAKKAE, encoded by the coding sequence ATGAAGCAGTTTGACGAGCTCGTACGAATCATGGCCCGCCTCCGTGCGGAGGAAGGTTGTCCCTGGGACCGCGAGCAGACCCACCAAACCCTCAAGCCCTACCTGCTCGAGGAAGCCTATGAGACGCTGGAGGCCGTTGACAGCGGCGACCCCCAGAAGCTCTGTGCCGAACTGGGCGACGTCCTGCTGCAGGTTGTCTTCCACGCCCAGGTGGCCGACGAAGAGCACAACTTCAGCATCGAGGACGTCTGCAGGCGCATCAGCGAAAAGCTCACCTTCCGACACCCGCACGTCTTCGGTGATGTGGAGGTGCGCGACAGCGACGAAGTAGTCACCAACTGGGAACAGCTCAAACGGATGGAAGCGGAGAACGGCGAGCGGGAGTCGGCCCTCGACGGCGTTCCCCCGGCGCTCCCCGCCCTGATGCGGGCAACCTCTCTGCAGAAGAAGGCCTCCAAGGTCGGCTTCGACTGGGAGGACATCTCCGGTCCGCTTGCCAAGGTCCGTGAAGAGCTGGCCGAGCTCGAGCAGGCACAGAAGACCGGCGACAGCCAGGCGCTTGCGCACGAGCTGGGTGACCTGCTCTTCGCCGTTGTCAACGTGGCCCGCTTCCTCAAAGTCGACAGCGAGCAGGCGTTGCGGATGGCTTGCGAGCGGTTCTACGGACGTTTCCGGTATGTCGAAGACGCCGCGCAGGCTGCCGGCAAGGACCTGCACGGAATGGACCTTGCGGAGATGGACGCACTCTGGGACGCTGCGAAGAAGGCGGAGTAG
- a CDS encoding lytic transglycosylase domain-containing protein: MRGIVLAGLLVCTLGMSYAAVGDLPAQYPTEPDEAVAMFLYARETLKPATPTIGEGEIRPADYTSKAVELQANLAGRIVVNAHDPAARSVIVRLALLNGQCINVNSTSELTGMQEGDSVRAVLDVPPAPELELRFRLRGIVLEYDLPRAASLAPAAKPASPAQSTPARAASSAPATTAAAGSALPPEYRDDRVAVQVPSLARFAVPTQRTPRTGQEGAWDPVGNVGYPVIDQRKLEVWTNWIRRCNSKLSERQADWICRWVIYYSAVNGVDHRLMFAMMKCESDFDPFCVSRAGAVGLTQLMPCNLEDFRVANKWNVQDNIRAGVEHFAEMLRMWSGRSNYEQFALAAASYNAGPNRVKRCGGIPDITETKNYVKKLGDLFYQLCKDGYP; the protein is encoded by the coding sequence ATGCGCGGTATAGTCCTCGCGGGCCTTCTGGTCTGCACTCTAGGCATGTCCTATGCGGCAGTTGGCGACCTTCCGGCGCAGTATCCAACTGAGCCGGACGAGGCCGTAGCTATGTTCCTCTATGCTCGCGAAACCCTCAAGCCAGCGACACCCACCATCGGTGAAGGCGAGATCCGTCCGGCAGACTACACCAGCAAGGCCGTGGAACTGCAAGCCAACCTGGCCGGCCGCATCGTCGTGAATGCGCACGACCCCGCGGCTCGCTCCGTGATCGTGCGGCTCGCACTGCTCAATGGCCAGTGCATCAACGTCAACTCCACCAGCGAGCTGACCGGCATGCAGGAAGGCGACAGCGTTCGGGCTGTCCTGGATGTCCCACCGGCGCCTGAACTGGAGTTGCGGTTCCGCCTGCGCGGCATTGTCCTCGAGTACGATCTGCCCCGCGCAGCGTCGCTGGCCCCGGCAGCGAAGCCGGCATCCCCGGCCCAGAGCACTCCCGCACGAGCCGCTTCTTCGGCTCCTGCTACCACGGCCGCCGCCGGTTCAGCCCTACCGCCCGAGTACCGGGATGATCGGGTTGCGGTCCAGGTACCGTCACTGGCCAGGTTCGCGGTGCCAACTCAGCGCACCCCTCGCACTGGTCAGGAAGGCGCCTGGGACCCCGTGGGCAACGTTGGATACCCGGTAATCGACCAGCGCAAGCTGGAGGTGTGGACCAACTGGATTCGGCGCTGCAACTCCAAGCTCAGTGAGCGCCAGGCGGACTGGATCTGCCGCTGGGTGATCTATTACTCGGCCGTCAACGGCGTCGACCACCGGCTGATGTTCGCCATGATGAAGTGCGAGTCGGACTTCGATCCGTTCTGCGTCTCACGTGCGGGTGCCGTGGGCCTCACACAGCTCATGCCCTGCAACCTGGAGGACTTTCGCGTCGCGAACAAGTGGAACGTGCAGGACAACATCCGGGCCGGCGTCGAGCACTTCGCCGAGATGCTCAGGATGTGGTCGGGACGCAGCAACTACGAGCAGTTCGCTCTTGCGGCGGCCTCCTACAATGCCGGCCCAAACCGTGTGAAACGGTGCGGCGGTATCCCCGACATCACGGAGACCAAGAACTACGTCAAGAAGCTCGGCGACCTCTTCTACCAGTTGTGTAAGGACGGGTACCCGTAG